Proteins encoded in a region of the Bacillota bacterium genome:
- a CDS encoding response regulator transcription factor has product MDSVDREAIHILVVDDEPAICQVVRDRLSQEGYRVTVASSAEEALALLDRELPDLAIVDLMLPGLDGFTLCERIRSRSNLPIVVLTARSEEYDKVIGFRLGVDDYVTKPFSPSELTLRVQAILRRTRRPAGEERAVRCGPLTIDPARRLVTVDGQPVDLSAREFDLLLVLASHPGYVLTREQLLDLCWGSDLPADTTNVTVAISRLREKLEAARPGFDCIQTVRGVGYRFRTAL; this is encoded by the coding sequence TTGGACAGCGTTGACCGCGAGGCGATCCACATCCTGGTGGTGGACGACGAGCCCGCCATCTGCCAGGTCGTCCGGGACCGCCTGAGCCAGGAAGGCTACCGCGTGACGGTCGCCTCCAGCGCCGAGGAGGCGCTGGCGCTGCTCGACCGGGAGCTTCCCGACCTGGCCATCGTCGACCTGATGCTGCCGGGGTTGGACGGCTTCACGCTCTGCGAGCGGATCCGCTCCCGTTCCAACCTCCCCATCGTCGTCCTGACCGCCCGCTCCGAGGAGTACGACAAGGTGATCGGCTTCCGCCTGGGCGTCGACGACTACGTGACCAAGCCCTTCAGCCCCTCGGAGCTGACGCTCCGCGTCCAGGCGATCCTGCGCCGCACGCGGCGCCCGGCGGGAGAGGAGCGGGCGGTCCGGTGCGGCCCGCTCACCATCGATCCGGCGCGGCGGCTGGTGACGGTGGACGGCCAGCCGGTCGACCTCTCGGCGCGGGAGTTCGACCTGCTCCTGGTGCTGGCCTCGCACCCGGGCTACGTCCTCACCCGGGAGCAGCTGCTCGACCTCTGCTGGGGCTCCGACCTGCCCGCCGACACCACCAACGTCACCGTCGCCATCAGCCGCCTGCGGGAGAAGCTGGA